The sequence CGGTCTCAAGATCTATACCGCCGATGGGATCCTCGCTTCTCAGGAGTTCACCGATCGCGTTGAAGAACGATTCGACGAGCTCGAGAACAACTATGACGACACCTTCCTCCCGCGCCCTAAGTTGGTCGGTGAGTACGATCCGAAGCCGAAATACCTCGAACGGCTTCAGGGCCTGATCGACTGGGAATCCATGCGCAAGGCGAACATCAGACTGGTGGTGGATCCACTGTTCGGCAGTGCTCGCGAGTACCTCGACCACATCCTTCTCGAAAACGAGGTCGAAACCGACGTTATTCACAACACCCGTGACCCGCACTTCGGAGGATACGCCCCGGATTGCACGTCGGAAAACCTCTCGCGCCTGCGCGAAGTGATGCGGCACACCGGAGCGGACCTCGGCCTCTCCACCGACGGCGATGGAGACCGTTTCGGAATCCTCGACCACGGGGCTCGGTTGGTCGACTCCACCACTGCGCTGGCGGTGACCCTCGACTACCTGGCGCGACGACGGGGCCTCGAGGGCGGCGTGGGTTACACAGTGGCCACATCGGGCCTGATCAACGCGGTCGCCCGCCACCACGGCCTCGAGCTCTATGAGACTGCGGTCGGCTTCAAGAACTTCGGCCCTCTCCTGGTCGACGGCACGCTCGAGTATGCGGGCGAGGAGAGCGCGGGCCTCGCCTGGTCGAAGCACTTGCCCGAGCGTGACGGGGTGCTCGCCTGCCTGCTCGCTGCCGAAATGGTCGCGGTCGAAGGCAAGACTCTGACCGAACTCGCACACGATCTCACGAGAAGGGTCGGCACCTACAGCTTCCGGCGTACCCAGATCCCGCTGACTCAGCGCACACAGGAGATCTACGAAAAACGACTCGGGGAATCCTGGTCCGAGATCAACGGTTTCAAGGTGGCGGATATCGACCGGAGGGACGGCCTCAAACTGATCTTCGAGAGCGGCGGTTGGGTTCTCGTACGGATTGCAGGCACCGAACCCAAGATCCGACTTTATACCGAGGGTCGCTCATCCGAAGAACAGCGACACCTCATGCATCTGGCGCGACAGCTCTTTTCCTGACGGAGGGTCTTCTCATGTTTGACATCGAATTCATCTGTGGCAGGGAGGTCCTCGACTCTCGGGGCAATCCGACAGTGGAAGCAGAGGTCGTTCTGACCAGCGGCGCGGTCGGGCGTGCAATCGCACCGTCCGGAGCTTCCACCGGCTCCCGTGAGGCCCTCGAGTTGCGAGACGGCGATGCCAAACGTTTCGGCGGCAAAGGCGTCCTGCGGGCGGTGGAACACATCAACGGTCCGCTCGCCGAGGCTGTCGAAGATCTCGACGCACGGGACCAGCTCGGCGTTGACCAAACGCTCATCGACATCGACGGCACCGACAACAAATCCGTCATGGGCGCCAACGCGATGCTCGCCGTGTCGCTTGCGGTCGCCCGTGCCGCGGCGGAGGCCAGCGGCCTGCCGCTTTACCAGTACCTCGGCGGCTGCGGCGCGCGAGAGCTGCCGGTGCCGATGATGAATATCGTCAACGGTGGCGCACACGCGGACAACTCGGTCGACTTCCAGGAGTTCATGGTCATGCCGGTCGGATTCTCGACCTTTTCCGAGGGACTCCGCGCCTGCGTCGAGGTCTTCCACACCCTCAAGGGAGTCCTCAAGAAGCGCGGTATGACGACCGCTGTCGGCGACGAGGGAGGCTTCGCACCCAATCTCGAGTCCAACCGCGCGGCCTGCGACCTGATCATGGAGGCGATCGACGGCACCGGCTACGCTCCCGGCGAGCAAATCGCGCTGGCAATGGATCCCGCGGCGTCCGAGTTCTTCTCCGACGGCACCTACAACCTGGTCGGCGAGGGCCGTGAAGGTCTCTCATCGGAGGAGATGATCGACGTCTACGCCTCACTCGTCGACGACTTCCCGATCGTCTCGATTGAGGATGCTCTCGCCGAAAGCGACTGGGACGGCTGGAAGAAGTTGTACGAGCGGCTCGGAGATCGCATTCAACTGGTCGGAGACGACATCTTCGTCACCAACCCCGAGATCATCCGCGAGGGTATCGAGAAGGGCGTCGCCAATTCCGTGCTGATCAAGCTCAATCAGATCGGAACCCTCTCCGAGACCCTTGACGCCATCAACCTGGCCCACAAGGCGGGGTGGACAGCTGTGATCTCGCACCGCTCGGGAGAGACCGAGGACACCACCATCGCCGACCTCGCCGTCGGCCTCAATACCGGCCAGATCAAGACCGGCTCGGCCTGCCGCACGGATCGCATCGCCAAGTACAATCGCCTCCTTCGCATAGAGGAAGAGCTCGAGGATGTCGCACGCTACCGCGGCATCGCCGCCCTGGCACGCGGGAGAGGATGAGGCGCATCACCCTGATCCTGCTCGCCCTCGGGGCGGTGGTCGCATTGGGTGCTTTCGCGTCGATCGTCAGTCACGGTTTCGGTGAGCTGGCAGCCGTCGAGGAGGAGAGGGAGCGTCTCGAGAACCGAACGATCGAGCTCGAAGAGAGCGTCGCCGAACTCGAGGAGACGCTCGACGCGATCCGCACCGACCCCGCCGCGGTCGAGTCCCTGGCCCGCCGTGAGCTGGGCTGGGTACGCCCCGGCGACACCGTGATTCTGCTTGCCACACCGACGCCGCCGCCCGAACCGCCCGCCTTGACAGGTACCGAGCCGACTCCTATACTCACCCTCCCTGATTGACGCGGGGTGGAGCAGTCCGGTAGCTCGTTGGGCTCATAACCCAAAGGTCGGGGGTTCAAATCCCCCCCCCGCAACCAGCAAATATACGACCTCCTCTATGTCGAGGAGGTCGCTTTATTTAAGAGATAATCGCCCGGCAGAGTCCGATTTGAATCTGCGAGCTCGGAGCCCTGATTCAGCCACCCGCTCGCATGGTCTTGAGATCTTTCGTGGTCAGGGCCTTGCCCCCGATGCCCCACTGTCCACTTGGCACGTCGTGGACCCGCACCCAGGTCACGC is a genomic window of Acidobacteriota bacterium containing:
- a CDS encoding phosphoglucomutase/phosphomannomutase family protein, with amino-acid sequence MVRFGTSGWRGIIGRELTFRRVRMVVQAMLETLREEETPVERIVVGFDTRMLSEKFAAKAAELIAANGVVAELTPRDVPSPVVACMVIERGAAAGITFTGSHNPPEYNGLKIYTADGILASQEFTDRVEERFDELENNYDDTFLPRPKLVGEYDPKPKYLERLQGLIDWESMRKANIRLVVDPLFGSAREYLDHILLENEVETDVIHNTRDPHFGGYAPDCTSENLSRLREVMRHTGADLGLSTDGDGDRFGILDHGARLVDSTTALAVTLDYLARRRGLEGGVGYTVATSGLINAVARHHGLELYETAVGFKNFGPLLVDGTLEYAGEESAGLAWSKHLPERDGVLACLLAAEMVAVEGKTLTELAHDLTRRVGTYSFRRTQIPLTQRTQEIYEKRLGESWSEINGFKVADIDRRDGLKLIFESGGWVLVRIAGTEPKIRLYTEGRSSEEQRHLMHLARQLFS
- the eno gene encoding phosphopyruvate hydratase — its product is MFDIEFICGREVLDSRGNPTVEAEVVLTSGAVGRAIAPSGASTGSREALELRDGDAKRFGGKGVLRAVEHINGPLAEAVEDLDARDQLGVDQTLIDIDGTDNKSVMGANAMLAVSLAVARAAAEASGLPLYQYLGGCGARELPVPMMNIVNGGAHADNSVDFQEFMVMPVGFSTFSEGLRACVEVFHTLKGVLKKRGMTTAVGDEGGFAPNLESNRAACDLIMEAIDGTGYAPGEQIALAMDPAASEFFSDGTYNLVGEGREGLSSEEMIDVYASLVDDFPIVSIEDALAESDWDGWKKLYERLGDRIQLVGDDIFVTNPEIIREGIEKGVANSVLIKLNQIGTLSETLDAINLAHKAGWTAVISHRSGETEDTTIADLAVGLNTGQIKTGSACRTDRIAKYNRLLRIEEELEDVARYRGIAALARGRG
- a CDS encoding septum formation initiator family protein, whose translation is MRRITLILLALGAVVALGAFASIVSHGFGELAAVEEERERLENRTIELEESVAELEETLDAIRTDPAAVESLARRELGWVRPGDTVILLATPTPPPEPPALTGTEPTPILTLPD